The Drechmeria coniospora strain ARSEF 6962 chromosome 02, whole genome shotgun sequence genome has a segment encoding these proteins:
- a CDS encoding clock controlled protein, whose amino-acid sequence MAKDGGDGEASQKQAEPADAALMTPRSRRLSSSTVDTLPAYDDQRSPAYTETAGPQDPPKPTSSSAPWQNRLIMSTSGLSVAMSAESLRSLKYCLRWLRWSNDHMSRVIGNLKTALEEYEQTDPAASRVDAAKEAVDGAESEAQASGQKTPEESRAELAHKINFLKLDVLKTLQESINTVSKYTGGALPENARVLVHRHLTTLPQRFRVATMSNAAEGADRDSESAIREGAQKILVLAKEGLDMVTQIIGVVDGTIVSAEQWCERFGKKRRPSTGDDEAMTPRLSPSGDVKMDEAEPQ is encoded by the coding sequence ATGGCcaaggatggcggcgatggcgaggcgtCGCAGAAGCaggccgagccggccgacgcggccctcatgacgccgaggagccgTCGCCTGTCCTCGAGCACCGTCGACACCCTCCCGGCCTACGACGATCAACGCTCGCCCGCCTACACGGAGACGGCGGGCCCGCAGGACCCGCCCaagccgacctcgtcgagcgcgccGTGGCAGAACCGGCTCATCATGTCGACGTCAGGTCTCAGCGTCGCCATGAGCGCCGAGAGCCTGCGCAGCCTCAAGTACTGCCTGCGCTGGCTCCGATGGTCCAACGACCACATGAGCCGCGTCATCGGGAACCTCAAGACGGCCCTGGAGGAGTACGAGCAGACGGACCCGGCCGCCtcccgcgtcgacgccgccaaggaagccgtcgacggcgccgagagcGAAGCCCAAGCCTCGGGCCAGAAGACGCCCGAGGAATCTCGTGCCGAGCTGGCCCACAAGATCAACTTTCTCAAGCTCGACGTCCTCAAGACGCTCCAGGAGTCCATCAACACCGTCTCCAAGTACACGGGCGGCGCCCTGCCCGAGAACGCCCGCGTGCTCGTCCACCGACACCTCACCACCCTGCCGCAGCGCTTCCGCGTCGCCACCATGTCcaacgcggccgagggcgccgacaGGGACAGCGAGTCGGCCATCCGCGAGGGTGCCCAGAAGatcctcgtgctcgccaaGGAGGGTCTCGACATGGTGACGCAGatcatcggcgtcgtcgacggcaccatcgtGAGCGCCGAGCAGTGGTGCGAGCGTTTCGGCAAGAAAAGgcgaccgtcgacgggcgacgacgaggcgatgaCGCCGCGGCTCTCGCCCAGCGGTGACGTCAAGATGGACGAAGCCGAGCCGCAATga